In Zalophus californianus isolate mZalCal1 chromosome 4, mZalCal1.pri.v2, whole genome shotgun sequence, the following proteins share a genomic window:
- the ARHGEF16 gene encoding rho guanine nucleotide exchange factor 16 produces the protein MSQRHSDSSLEEKLLEYRFHSELRLDAKGNPASRVPMVRDSLQVRDNAAFQLNTSVSPPLSPKDEEPRAVVLSTQSPAALKMGTQQLIPRSLAVSSKAKTPARHQSFGAAVLSKEAARRDPRFVSAPSFSLDDMDVDTGPKGALRRNLRNQSYRAAMKGLGAPGRERGPIQLSPKLQALAEETSPPSARCPAKNKRTPGWKRAHKGSFKDDPGFYQEIRERGLNTSHESDDDLLDEPSGPDGTEKADAPIVVKSYRPVQVTWSQLPEVVESGLLDKLPAEERKRQEAIFEILTSEFSYQHSLGILVAEFLQSRQLRATMTQTEHHHLFSNILDVLSASQRFFEALEQRHKAQVCVEDISDILEEHAEKHFHPYVAYCSNEVYQQRALQRLTNSNAAFHEALKEIEKRPACGGLPMISFLILPMQRVTRLPLLTDTLCLKSQGHPERYRAASRALKAISKLVKQCNEGAHKMERTEQMYMLHTQLDFGKVKSLPLISASRWLLKRGELFVVEETGLFRKLASRPTCYLFLFNDVLVVTKKKSEDSFMVQDYAQVDHIRVQKMEPSDPSLLGGGGSRSSSVPHPFQVTLLRNSEGRQEQILLSSDSASDRARWITALTHRERQGQGPTNKGDLRQVEITKAYLAKQADEITLQQADVVLVLEQEDGWFYGERLRDGEMGWFPEDFARCITSRVAVEGNVRRMERLRVETDV, from the exons ATGTCCCAGCGACACTCAGACAGCTCCTTGGAAGAGAAGCTACTGGAATACCGTTTCCACTCAGAGCTACGGCTTGATGCCAAGGGGAACCCGGCATCCAGGGTCCCCATGGTCCGGGACTCCCTGCAGGTCAGGGACAATGCCGCCTTCCAGCTCAATACCTCCGTGTCCCCACCTCTGTCCCCTAAGGATGAGGAGCCACGGGCCGTCGTCCTGAGCACACAGAGCCCTGCGGCCCTCAAGATGGGCACTCAGCAGCTGATCCCCAGGAGCCTGGCTGTGTCCAGCAAGGCCAAGACCCCAGCCCGCCACCAGAGCTTCGGGGCagctgtgctcagcaaggaggctGCCCGGCGGGACCCCCGGTTCGTCTCCGCCCCCAGCTTCTCCCTGGACGACATGGATGTGGACACGGGCCCCAAGGGAGCGCTCAGACGGAACCTACGGAACCAATCCTACCGGGCGGCCATGAAGGGTCTGGGGGctccaggcagggagaggggccccATCCAGCTCAGCCCCAAGCTCCAGGCTCTGGCCGAGGAGACCAGCCCACCTTCTGCTCGGTGTCCGGCCAAGAATAAG AGGACGCCAGGGTGGAAACGCGCACACAAGGGCTCCTTCAAGGATG ACCCCGGGTTCTACCAGGAGATCCGGGAGCGGGGCCTGAACACCAGCCATGAGTCCGACGATGACTTGCTCGATGAGCCGTCCGGCCCCGACGGAACGGAAAAGGCAGATGCCCCCATCGTAGTCAAGAGCTATCGGCCTGTCCAGGTCACCTGGAGCCAGCTCCCAGAG GTGGTGGAGTCCGGCCTCCTGGACAAGCTGCCTGCTGAGGAGCGCAAGAGGCAGGAG GCCATCTTTGAGATCCTCACATCGGAGTTCTCGTACCAGCACAGCCTGGGCATCCTGGTGGCCGAGTTCCTGCAGTCCAGACAGCTGCGGGCGACCATGACACAGACCGAGCACCACCACCTCTTCTCCAACATCCTGGACGTCCTGAGCGCCAGTCAGAG GTTCTTCGAGGCCCTGGAGCAGCGGCACAAGGCACAGGTTTGCGTGGAGGACATCAGCGACATCTTGGAGGAGCACGCCGAGAAGCATTTCCACCCCTACGTCGCCTACTGCTCCAACGAGGTCTACCAGCAGCGCGCCCTGCAGAGGCTGAC AAACAGCAACGCCGCCTTCCATGAGGCCCTGAAGGAGATCGAGAAGCGTCCCGCGTGCGGGGGTCTCCCTATGATCTCCTTCCTGATCCTCCCCATGCAGAGGGTGACCCGGCTGCCCCTCCTGACGGAC ACTCTCTGCCTCAAGAGTCAAGGCCATCCCGAGAGATACAGGGCCGCCAGCCGCGCACTCAAGGCCATCAGCAAG CTGGTGAAGCAGTGCAATGAGGGGGCCCACAAGATGGAGCGCACGGAGCAGATGTACATGCTACACACACAGCTGGACTTCGGCAAGGTCAAG TCTCTCCCGCTGATCTCGGCCTCCCGCTGGCTGCTGAAGCGTGGGGAGCTCTTCGTGGTAGAAGAAACCGGGCTTTTCCGAAAACTGGCCAGCCGGCCCACGTGCTACCTATTTCTGTTCAACGACGTTCTGGTGGTCACCAAGAAGAAGAG CGAGGACAGCTTCATGGTTCAGGACTACGCCCAGGTGGACCACATCCGGGTCCAGAAGATGGAGCCCTCCGATCCCTCTCTGCTGGGGGGTGGCGGCAGCCGCAGCTCCTCGGTGCCACACCCCTTCCAAGTGACCCTGCTACGCAACAGTGAGGGCCGCCAGGAGCAGATCCTGCTGTCCTCCGACTCGGC GAGTGACCGGGCCCGGTGGATCACCGCGCTCACtcacagggagaggcaggggcagggccccACCAACAAAGGAG aCCTGCGCCAGGTAGAGATCACCAAGGCCTACTTGGCCAAGCAGGCGGACGAGATCACACTGCAGCAGGCGGACGTGGTCCTGGTCCTGGAGCAGGAGGATG GATGGTTCTATGGCGAGCGGCTGAGAGATGGGGAGATGGGCTGGTTCCCTGAGGACTTTGCCCGGTGCATCACCAGCCGCGTGGCCGTGGAGGGCAATGTGCGCAGGATGGAGCGGCTGCGCGTGGAGACGGACGTGTAG